Proteins found in one Magnolia sinica isolate HGM2019 chromosome 5, MsV1, whole genome shotgun sequence genomic segment:
- the LOC131246649 gene encoding acyl carrier protein 1, chloroplastic — protein sequence MASVSATSIRFGSSLQQANRSQVAGRISSLRLVSVGRVKNVSFPSLRTSRFQICCAAKKETVDKVCEIVRKQLALPAESVLNPESKFSALGADSLDTVEIVMCLEEEFGISVEEESSQNITNVQEAADMIEKLVQKKSEAA from the exons ATGGCCTCCGTCTCTGCGACTTCCATCCGGTTCGGATCTTCGTTACAGCAAGCGAATCGGAGTCAG GTAGCTGGAAGGATTTCCAGTTTAAGGTTGGTCTCTGTTGGCAGGGTGAAGAACGTCAGCTTCCCATCTCTGCGGACCTCCCGATTCCAGATCTGTTGTGCG GCCAAAAAGGAGACAGTTGACAAAGTCTGCGAGATTGTGAGGAAGCAACTGGCCTTGCCTGCCGAATCTGTACTCAATCCAGAGTCCAAGTTCTCTGCTCTTGGTGCAGACTCCCTTGACACG gTGGAGATAGTGATGTGCCTGGAAGAAGAGTTCGGGATCAGTGTGGAAGAAGAGAGTTCTCAGAATATCACCAACGTCCAAGAAGCTGCTGACATGATAGAGAAGCTGGTCCAGAAGAAATCTGAGGctgcttag